A window of the Clostridia bacterium genome harbors these coding sequences:
- the spoIIIAB gene encoding stage III sporulation protein AB: MKLLGAVLILLACSGLGIMAGERIAARPRQLQKLRNDLLLLEMDINYAATPLPEALSKLVQTSDRPVRQLWEGTLNYLVSGEGLTAEEAWHRSLTGFSSQSALQEKDLAVLRDFGAGLGTTNRREQLKKFKLVQEQLAVLAAQAEETRQKTERIYRTMGVLTGIALIILLF; this comes from the coding sequence TTGAAATTGCTGGGGGCAGTGCTCATCCTGCTGGCTTGCAGCGGTTTAGGAATCATGGCAGGAGAAAGAATCGCCGCTCGTCCCAGGCAGCTGCAAAAACTGAGGAACGATTTGCTTCTATTGGAAATGGACATCAATTACGCGGCGACCCCATTGCCGGAAGCCCTATCCAAACTGGTCCAAACCAGTGACCGGCCAGTAAGGCAGTTATGGGAAGGAACACTGAACTACCTGGTCAGCGGGGAAGGTCTGACAGCAGAGGAAGCCTGGCACCGGAGCCTTACCGGCTTCAGTTCCCAATCGGCTTTGCAGGAAAAGGACTTGGCTGTGCTGAGGGACTTCGGTGCCGGGTTGGGCACCACCAATCGCCGGGAACAGTTAAAGAAATTCAAACTGGTGCAAGAGCAACTGGCTGTCCTGGCAGCCCAGGCGGAGGAAACCAGGCAAAAAACGGAACGGATCTACCGCACCATGGGAGTCTTAACCGGGATTGCTCTTATTATCCTATTATTCTAA
- the spoIIIAC gene encoding stage III sporulation protein AC, which yields MFSLAGAGIIFKIASIAIIISVFYTFLKQAGRDEYAYMILLAGLAVVLTMAIPQILELFQAVERVFSLY from the coding sequence ATGTTCAGCTTGGCGGGAGCGGGAATCATCTTTAAAATTGCCAGTATTGCTATTATCATCTCCGTGTTTTATACATTCCTGAAGCAAGCCGGTAGGGATGAATACGCTTACATGATCCTGTTAGCTGGGTTGGCGGTTGTTTTGACCATGGCTATCCCCCAAATTCTCGAATTATTTCAAGCGGTGGAGCGGGTGTTCAGCTTGTATTAA